Part of the Halarsenatibacter silvermanii genome is shown below.
TGTCCGATATATTTTTTGGCTATACTGACAACCAGCCGCAGATTCGCCTCGATAAGCTGCTGACGAGCGGAAAGATCACCATCCTCTATTCTGCGGGCAAGTTCGACCTCTTCGTCAGCGTCCAGGAGATCTACTTTTCCAATTTCCTTCAAATAAGTTCTCACCGGATCATCAAGATTGCCCTGAGATTTAGCAATAGAAATTGCATCTTCGTTGTTTTCATCCTCATCTTCAGATTCACCGGATAAAAGCTGTTCTTCTTGAGAGTACCATAATTTTTCTGAAAGAACTGTCTCAAGATTTACACTGGTACCATCTTCCAGGACAACATCAACGTCCATATCTGATAACGCTTCTTTGAGCAATTTCAGGTTTTTATCGTCAATTTCTGAGCCATTGATTATGGATTTGAGCTCTGAAAATTTTATCTGTCCCTGGCTGTCTTCGCTGCCCAGATCACTGATTAAATTTTTAATGTCCTGTCTGGTGTCCAGAGGGGACTCTATCTCCATTAATAATTCCTCCCCGATAGAACTGGTTGGTAAAACAAATGGTAACTATTTAATTATAGCACAATATAATAATTTGTCAAACATAGATGCTCAGAAAATTCATCGTTGATAACAGGCAGGTATTTCAGCTTTCGCAGTGAATTAATATTAGGGAAGAATAGAATTCAATAAGGAGGATTTTTAAAAATATGAAAAGACATAAAAGACACAAAGAAGATTACGACAGGCTGCCCAGGATGCCTGCCCTGAAAGAGGCCTTAATTCCTCTGGCCTTCCTGATTGTGATTTTGATGTTCAGCATTATCTGGCTCGAAATTGACCCGCATATTCCTCTGATACTTTCTGCCGGGATCGCTGCTTTAGTGGCGTCTAAAATCGGCGTCGAATGGGACGTCATAGAAAAAGGCGTCCTGGATGGAATTATGGTCGGTATGCAGGCCATGGTTATTTTGATGATAGTGGGAATGTTAATAGGCTCGTGGATGCAGAGCGGAATAGTTCCTCTTATGATTTATTGGGGTTTGCAGCTGATTTCTCCACAAATCTTTCTGGTTGCGTCCGCTCTGATAACCGCAATTGTAGCTCTGTTTGTAGGCAGCTCCTGGTCGACAGCCGGAACCATCGGGGTAGCGCTGGTGGGAATAGGAACAGGACTGGGAATATCTCCCGGACTGGTAGGAGGCTCGATCATTTCAGGCGCCTATCTAGGAGACAAATTATCACCTCTCTCGGATACCACAAATTTAGCGCCGGGGTCGGCGGGAGATACCGAAGTTTTTGAACATATCAGGCATATGCTTTATGTGACTGTTCCCGGTTTTATTATCGCCCTGATTATGTACGGTATTATAGGTTTGGGATTTGCTGAAGGAGCAATAGAAACTGGACAGGTGAGTTTAATAACTGAAACGCTGGCAGAAAATTTCAATCTCAATCCGCTATTATTTTTGGCGCCGGTTTTTGTGCTCACTATGATAGTTCTCAAGGTTCCTCCGATACCAGCTCTGCTGGGCGGTGCCGTGCTGGGGGGAATCTTCGCCATGATATTTCAGGGAGAAGGCCTGGGG
Proteins encoded:
- the nhaC gene encoding Na+/H+ antiporter NhaC, coding for MKRHKRHKEDYDRLPRMPALKEALIPLAFLIVILMFSIIWLEIDPHIPLILSAGIAALVASKIGVEWDVIEKGVLDGIMVGMQAMVILMIVGMLIGSWMQSGIVPLMIYWGLQLISPQIFLVASALITAIVALFVGSSWSTAGTIGVALVGIGTGLGISPGLVGGSIISGAYLGDKLSPLSDTTNLAPGSAGDTEVFEHIRHMLYVTVPGFIIALIMYGIIGLGFAEGAIETGQVSLITETLAENFNLNPLLFLAPVFVLTMIVLKVPPIPALLGGAVLGGIFAMIFQGEGLGTILDTMHYGFVIETEAEMVDDLLTAGGLDGMMWTISLIFAALSFGGIMENCGFLAVILKQILSVAKTYGSLSLATHLTTIFVNLVTADQYLAIILPARMFNQAFKDMGAHPKNLSRIVESSGTITSPLIPWNTCGAFMYGALGINPLVFAPYAFFNWITPLLSIAYGYLGIGYADWEKEENI